The Schistocerca serialis cubense isolate TAMUIC-IGC-003099 chromosome 10, iqSchSeri2.2, whole genome shotgun sequence genome includes a region encoding these proteins:
- the LOC126425129 gene encoding uncharacterized protein LOC126425129, with translation MLPGEESSDEDYMPKKKCKTNRVTVHPYPSLDSFSASFSSSPSTGMEVHEMWSSIPPNSLTPRPSSFSNAKIPPAPLASAPLASAHCPRKEKSAPLDVEQIWLILGQLQAAAASQSEEISQLNRKIDLLLARGCVNSTYQEADESNEQALNSLPSSSMEEFDEFEEKLKQQEFKSLVVICPTIILS, from the exons ATGTTGCCAGGAGAAGAATCGAGCGATGAAGATtacatgccgaagaaaaaatgtaaGACCAACCGTGTCACAGTTCATCCGTATCCATCTCTTGATTCTTTTTCAGCTTCATTCTCATCCTCACCATCTACtggtatggaagttcatgaaaTGTGGTCTTCCATCCCTCCAAATTCATTAACTCCTAGGCCTAGTTCATTCTCCAATGCCAAAATTCCTCCAGCACCACTTGCTTCAGCACCACTTGCTTCAGCACACTGCCCGAGAAAAGAAAAATCTGCACCACTGG ATGTTGAGCAGATCTGGCTCATTCTTGGCCAGTTACAAGCTGCAGCAGCTAGCCAGTCTGAGGAAATCTCTCAGCTGAACAGAAAAATTGACCTGTTATTGGCTCGAGGATGTGTCAACAGTACTTATCAGGAGGCGGATGAAAGTAATGAGCAGGCACTAAACAGTCTCCCTTCATCATCAATGGAAGAATTTGATGaatttgaggaaaaattgaaacaaCAGGAATTCAAAAGTCTTGTGGTAATTTGTCCAACTATTATTTTATCATAA